The Coffea arabica cultivar ET-39 chromosome 3c, Coffea Arabica ET-39 HiFi, whole genome shotgun sequence genome contains a region encoding:
- the LOC113735963 gene encoding disease resistance protein RPM1-like, which produces MIETVVSFVSNHLATLLLEEGSLLGGLRQEVQLILDELGLMKAFLKVAEAKEDDDPRLQEWIKQVREAAYDIEDVLDEFVLRFAGYRHHGFCGSLQRILKAIKSLRARHQVASEIQSIKSRIKNISKGRQRYQVEFGIDDRVTGSSTMNDSWRYSRDDALLLEKAKFVGIDQPKQHLISKLLEGDDHQLKVISVVGMAGVGKTTLVKKVHEDPYVRKNFPVRAWVTVSQTCDFPKFLRDLIWQLHKEVNKSVPQFIESMTTAELKEFVKDFLQKDGRYAIVFDDVWNVEFWNEIKSALPEANYGNRVMLTTRKADVASASCTESQDYVYKMELLSIEDSWTLFCNRIFKGNRCPDHLMDVAKAVLDKCECLPLAIVAISGLLASKDMSRIDEWEIVQRSLGDELEGISKIEGVKRILFLSYNDLPSHLRPCLLYLSIYPEDYLIECSTLIPLWIAERFVEWREGMRLKM; this is translated from the exons atGATAGAAACTGTTGTCTCTTTTGTTTCAAATCATCTCGCAACCTTGCTCCTAGAGGAGGGAAGCCTATTGGGAGGGCTTCGACAAGAGGTCCAACTCATCCTTGATGAGTTGGGGCTTATGAAAGCTTTCCTCAAAGTGGCTGAAGcaaaagaagatgatgatcCCAG GCTCCAAGAATGGATCAAGCAAGTGCGCGAAGCTGCTTATGACATTGAAGATGTTCTCGATGAATTTGTACTTCGCTTTGCTGGCTACCGACATCATGGATTCTGTGGTTCTCTGCAGAGAATTCTCAAAGCCATTAAGAGCTTGCGAGCTCGTCATCAGGTTGCCAGTGAAATTCAAAGCATAAAGTCCAGGatcaaaaatatttcaaaaggaCGTCAGAGATACCAAGTTGAATTTGGTATCGATGACCGTGTCACTGGATCTTCAACCATGAACGACTCATGGCGCTATAGCAGGGATGATGCACTTCTATTGGAGAAAGCAAAATTTGTTGGCATTGACCAGCCCAAACAACATCTGATTTCTAAGCTTCTCGAGGGGGACGATCACCAACTCAAAGTTATTTCAGTGGTCGGTATGGCTGGAGTAGGGAAAACTACCCTGGTCAAAAAGGTCCATGAAGATCCATATGTTAGAAAGAATTTCCCAGTTCGTGCCTGGGTAACCGTCTCTCAAACATGCGACTTTCCAAAGTTCTTGAGAGACTTGATTTGGCAGTTGCACAAGGAAGTGAACAAATCAGTCCCACAATTCATCGAGTCCATGACTACCGCTGAGCTGAAAgaatttgtcaaagattttcttcaaAAAGATGGAAGGTATGCAATTGTGTTTGATGACGTGTGGAACGTGGAATTTTGGAATGAAATCAAATCTGCACTGCCTGAGGCTAACTACGGCAATCGTGTCATGCTAACAACACGAAAAGCTGATGTTGCCTCTGCATCTTGCACAGAATCTCAGGATTATGTCTACAAAATGGAGCTACTATCAATTGAAGACTCGTGGACCCTATTTTGTAACAGGATCTTTAAAGGAAATCGTTGCCCCGACCACCTGATGGATGTTGCAAAAGCTGTATTGGATAAATGTGAGTGTTTGCCTTTGGCGATTGTTGCTATCAGTGGGCTCTTGGCTTCGAAGGACATGAGCAGAATAGATGAATGGGAGATCGTTCAACGCAGTCTTGGGGATGAATTAGAAGGAATAAGTAAGATAGAGGGAGTTAAAAGGATACTTTTTCTGAGTTACAATGATCTGCCTTCGCATCTGAGACCCTGTCTGTTGTATTTAAGCATTTATCCGGAGGATTATCTAATAGAATGCAGTACGCTGATTCCCTTATGGATTGCTGAAAGATTTGTAGAATGGAGAGAAGGAATGAGATTGAAGATGTAG
- the LOC113735962 gene encoding disease resistance protein RPM1-like has protein sequence MVTVTTGQPMMWPSEKVRRLAIHSSSNSSNIQYHQQRQLYSFEHLRSFITVSSTNPLLSKTFLSEVLRSSKLLKVLDLKGEEIKETPNEIFNLLHLTYMNLYGTKVARVPRAIGKLQHLEYLNLGNTGVRELPVEILKLLKLQHLVVVAAVDPLDDDCGYYGFKGPSELGRLLALQTLNTIDASSGSIIVKEIGKLTQLRELYITQLIREDGNELCSSLVNLTSLRELRVDSVGKGDDYGIIDLNHHQHSLSSSSSCLFLQSLRVLLMCGRLETMPVWITHLQNLVRIDMTWSGLRAEEDPLESLQHLPNLDAISFCGSYQGERLRFKAGGFLKLKRLWLRRMEGLKWMKVEEGACPNLQRLILDRLPLLEDLPLGIQHLSYLQKLYLYEMSSRIMEKVKNQEEESEDYRRMTHIPEIVIGFYAHDGEWRIRRLWG, from the coding sequence ATGGTCACGGTTACTACTGGACAACCAATGATGTGGCCATCTGAGAAGGTACGCCGTCTAGCAATCCATAGTAGTAGTAACAGTAGCAACATCCAATACCACCAACAAAGACAATTGTATTCCTTTGAACACCTTCGATCATTCATCACAGTTAGTTCCACCAACCCATTACTATCCAAAACTTTCTTATCTGAAGTTCTAAGGAGTAGCAAGTTGCTAAAGGTTTTGGATTTGAAAGGTGAAGAGATAAAGGAAACACCAAATGAGATTTTCAACTTGTTGCATCTCACGTATATGAACCTATATGGTACAAAAGTGGCAAGAGTCCCGAGAGCTATTGGAAAGCTTCAACATTTGGAATATCTGAATTTGGGGAACACTGGAGTTAGGGAATTACCCGTGGAAATCCTAAAGCTGCTAAAGCTTCAGCATCTCGTAGTAGTCGCAGCAGTTGATCCTTTAGATGATGATTGTGGATATTATGGGTTTAAAGGGCCGTCAGAATTGGGAAGGCTTCTCGCTCTACAAACATTAAACACCATAGATGCAAGCAGCGGGTCTATAATAGTTAAAGAGATAGGAAAATTGACCCAATTAAGAGAGTTATATATTACACAGTTGATAAGAGAAGATGGAAATGAGCTCTGCTCCTCCCTTGTCAACCTCACCAGTCTTAGGGAATTAAGAGTTGATTCAGTTGGAAAAGGTGATGATTATGGGATAATTGATCTAAATCATCATCAacattctctttcttcttcttcttcttgtttgttTCTTCAATCTCTTCGTGTGCTACTTATGTGTGGCCGCTTAGAAACGATGCCAGTATGGATAACTCATCTTCAAAACTTGGTAAGAATAGATATGACCTGGAGTGGGTTAAGGGCTGAGGAGGATCCGCTTGAATCTCTCCAACATTTGCCCAATTTGGATGCAATTAGTTTCTGTGGATCTTACCAGGGAGAAAGGTTGCGTTTCAAGGCTGGCGGGTTCCTAAAGCTGAAACGGTTGTGGTTAAGGAGAATGGAAGGGTTGAAATGGATGAAAGTGGAGGAGGGTGCGTGCCCAAATCTCCAAAGACTAATTCTAGATCGACTTCCATTACTAGAGGACTTACCTTTGGGTATTCAGCACTTGAGCTATCTTCAAAAGCTGTATTTGTATGAGATGAGTTCTCGAATAATGGAAAAGGTCAAGAATCAGGAGGAAGAAAGTGAAGATTACAGAAGAATGACACACATTCCTGAAATTGTCATTGGTTTCTATGCCCATGACGGGGAATGGAGAATCCGCCGGCTATGGgggtag
- the LOC113735295 gene encoding uncharacterized protein: MSGAQGAQPKESYTATTYESKDVGENKPRTNLYSKEDEGYIEVDKIQEKVEDPVGKGGPVFGAGKHDDKEDLGVTGTG, translated from the coding sequence ATGTCAGGGGCACAAGGAGCACAACCAAAGGAGTCCTATACGGCTACAACGTATGAATCAAAAGATGTAGGAGAGAACAAGCCCAGAACCAACCTTTATTCCAAGGAGGATGAGGGCTATATTGAGGTTGATAAAATTCAGGAGAAAGTAGAGGATCCTGTGGGCAAGGGAGGTCCTGTTTTTGGCGCTGGCAAGCATGATGACAAGGAGGACTTGGGTGTTACTGGAACTGGTTAA
- the LOC113735103 gene encoding UMP-CMP kinase 3, whose amino-acid sequence MIQNMMNEGKLIPSDITIRLIQKAMQETDNDKFLLDGFPRDEENVRTFEKLTKIEPDFILFLDCPEEEMTKRLLSRNQVKFV is encoded by the exons ATGATCCAGAACATGATGAATGAGGGAAAACTCATTCCATCTGATATAACGATTAGGCTTATTCAAAAAGCTATGCAAGAAACTGACAATGACAAATTTCTTCTTGATGGCTTCCCCAGAGATGAAGAGAATGTTAGAACGTTTGAGAAACTT ACAAAGATTGAACCAGATTTCATACTGTTTCTTGATTGTCCAGAAGAGGAGATGACAAAGCGCCTTCTATCCAGAAACCAGGTTAAGTTTGTGTAA